CGTGTTCATGCCGGAGCTGGTGGTGCGGGGTTCGACGGCTTCGGCACCTGGGGACCGCACTCGTCCGTAGGGTGGAGAATCCGGGCTTTCACCAGTGCGCTGGTAGGAGAACGGGACAGTCTTCCCGTCGTAGGACATGCGTCCCGAACCCGACCGCGGGATGATCGGTGGCGTAAGGCATTTCTGGCAGACTTCATGTCTATGGGTGACTCGACCGTGACCAGCCTGGAAGACCGCGAGACCGCGGCCGCTCCGGACTCCCTCATGGCCGCGGACGGTCCGGGTCTCCTCCGCCGCCTGCGCACCCCGCGCCGCCCGCGCCTCTGGTTCGAGATCCTGCTGATCGCGGTGAGTTACTGGACGTACTCACTGGTCCGCAACGCGGTTCCGGAGCAGAAGAGTGAGGCGCTGCGCAACGCCGACTGGATCTGGCGGATGGAGCACCATCTGGGCATCGCGGTCGAGGAGTCCGTGAACCACGCGGTGAACTCCGTGACTTGGCTGGTCGTCGGCATGAACTACTACTACGCGACGCTGCACTTCATCGTGACGCTGAGCGTCCTGGTCTGGCTCTACCGCAGCCACCCCGGCCGCTACGCGGCGACGCGTATGGTGCTCTTCGCGACCACGGGCGTGGCGCTGGTCGGTTACTACCTGTATCCGCTGGCACCCCCGCGGCTGATGAACGGCGGCCACTTCGTCGACACGGTCATGGTCCACCAGACCTGGGGCTCGATGGCCTCCGGCGACCTGAAGCACATGTCCAACCAGTACGCCGCGATGCCGTCCATGCACATCGGCTGGTCCCTGTGGTGCGGCCTGACGATCTTCGCGCTGGCGTCGGTGCCGTGGGTACGCGTTCTGGGCCTCCTCTACCCGACGGCGACGCTCCTGGTCATCGTCGCCACCGCCAACCACTTCTGGCTCGACGCGGTCGGCGGCATCCTGTGCCTGATGTTCGGCTTCATGGTGGCGCGAAACTGGTACGGGGCGCTGCCGTACACGTTGCCGAAAGCGGTACCGGCGAAGCCGAAGGCCACTCCGCGGCCTGTCAAGGCCACTGGCTAGCCCGCGGCCGCCTCCCGCAGTGCCTCGACGAACGCATCGAGTGCCGGTTGCGGCAGCGCGGTCCGCCGTACGGCCGCGTGGATCGCCCGTGACGGCTCCGGGCCCCGGATCTGCCGTACCGCCACGTCCGGATGCCGGCCCCCGAGCCCCAGCCGCGGGATCAGGGTCACCCCGAGTCCCGCCGCCACGAAGCCCTGTGCCGTGGCGTAGTCCTCGCTGTCCACGACGAAGCGCGGCTGGAACCCTGCCGTGGCGCAGGCGGTGAGCTGGGCCTCGAGACAGGGGCCGGGCCACTCACTGCCGACCCAGGGTTCGTCGGCCAGGTCGGTCAGGTGGATCGATCGGCGGGCCGCGAGGGGATGGGCCGCGGGGAGCACGGCCAGGTACGGGTCGTCGAGCAGATGCAGCAGTCGTACGCCGTCCTCGTCCGACGGTCCCACCACCAGCGCCAGGTCCGCCCGCCCCTCCCGTACGTCCGGCAGCGGGTCGGGTCCCGTCAGCTTCAGATCGATCTGCACGCCGGGGTGTTCGGCCCGCAGCCGTGCCACCGCGGGGGCGACCAGACGGGCTCCGGCCGTGGCGAAGTAACGCACCGAGAGCCGGCCCGTGCGGCCCGCGAGGAGATCCCCGAGGGCCGTCTCCGCCTCGGCGACCTGCCGGCCGATCGCCTCCGCGTACTCCGTGAGCAACAGCCCGGCGGCCGTGGGCCGCACACCCCGCCCGACCCGTTCGAGGAGCTCGGTCCCGGCCTCCTTCTCCAGAGCCGCCACCTGCTGGCTGATCGCGGAGGGCGTGTAACCGAGCCGGGCCGCGGCCGCCGTCACCGAGCCGTTGCTCACCACGGCCGCCAGCATCTGCATACGTCGCACATCAAACATGTACTCCAGCTTAATGATCGGTCCAGAATCTTTCACTTGTCCTGTTGGGTCTGGCCGGGGGACGGTGGAGGACATGTCCCCCGCCTCCACTCTGCGTATGGCCGTCCTCGCCCTCCTCTGGGGATCCGGCTTCCTCTGGATCAAGCTCGCCCTCGACCACGGCCTCTCCCCCGCCCAGATCACGATCGCGCGGTGCGTGTTGGGCACGGCTGTGCTGTTCCTCCTGGCCCGCGCGGCCGGTCAGCGGCTGCCCCGCTCCCGCTCCACCTGGGGCCATCTGATCGTCGCCGCACTGTTCTGCAACGCCATCCCCTTCGCTCTGTTCGCGGTCGGTGAGCAGAGCGTCGACTCCGGTGTCGCGGGCGTCCTGAACGCGACGACCCCGCTGTGGTCCCTGCTGATCGGCGTCCTGCTCGGCACCGACCGCGACCTGCGCCCCCTACGGCTGACCGGCCTGCTCCTCGGCTTCGCAGGCACCGTGCTGATCTTCGCCCCCTGGCACCGCTCGGGCCTGCTGACCTGGGGCGCCCTGGCCCTCCTGGCCGCCGCCACGAGCTACGCCGTGGCCTTCGCGTACATGGCCCGCAAACTCACCTCCGGGCAGGCCCCGTTGGCCCTGTCCACCGCCCAACTCCTCATGGCGACCGGCTGGACCACCCTGTCCCTGCCGTTCGCGGGCCCCGTGGACACCGACCTCACCGGGTTGGCGGCGGTCACGGCCCTGGGCGTCCTGGGCACCGGCGTGACGTTCTACCTCAACTACCGCTTGATAGCCGACGAGGGCCCCACAACGGCGGCCACGGTCGGCTATCTGCTGCCGGTCGTCTCGGTGACCCTGGGCGCGGTGCTGCTGGACGAGCGGGTGGGGCCGAGGGTGCTGGCGGGCATGGCGATCGTGCTGACAGGGGTGGCGCTGACACGCCCCAAAGGGGCGCGGGGCTGTGCCGATATGCGGCTCCGCCGCAGGGCGCGACAAGCCCCCACCGGCCGGCAGCCGAAGACGGTGGCCCGCCCGGCGAAGAACTACGCCCCGTAGAACAACTCGTCCACCACACCCCGAGCCCGCCGAGCAGTCCGTCGGTAGTCATCGAGCATGTCCCCGACATGCCCCGCCTCATACCCCAAGTACCGGCCCACAGCGGCGAGTTCACGCGTCTCCGTCGGAAACGTGTCCCCGGCCCGCCCCCGCACCAGCATCACCGCGTTCCGCACCCGCGTGGCCAGCACCCACGCCCCGTCGAGGACCTGGGTGTCCTCCTCGGAGATCAGCCCGACCGCCCGCGCGGCAGCGAGCGCCGCCCGGGTGCGGGTGGTCCGCAGCCCCGGCTCGCCGGCACCGTGCCGCATCTGGAGGAGCTGGACCGTCCACTCGACGTCGGACAGGCCACCAGGGCCGAGCTTGGTGTGCAGCTTGGGGTCGGCGCCGCGAGGCATCCGCTCGGACTCCATGCGCGCCTTCAGCCGCCGTATCTCGCGTACGGCGTCGTCGCCGAGGCCCGCCGTCGGATAGCGCAGGGGATCGATCAGTTCGACGAACCGGCGGCCCAACTCCTCGTCCCCGGCGACCGGTTCGGCCCGCAGCAGGGCCTGTGACTCCCAGACCAGCGACCAGCGGCGGTAGTAGGCCGCGTACGACGTCAACGTGCGTACCAGCGGCCCGGACTTGCCCTCCGGGCGCAGGCCGGCGTCGATGAGCAGCGGTGGGTCGGCGCTCGGGATCTGGAGCAGGCGGCGCATCTCGGAGACGACCTTGTTGGCGGCCTCGGAAGCCTCCCGCTCCTCGACGCCCTCGCGCGGCTCGTGGACGAACAGGACGTCCGCGTCGGAGCCGTAGCCGAGTTCGTGACCGCCGAAGCGGCCCATGCCGATCACGGCGAACCGGGTGGGCAGGGTGTCGCCCCAGCCCTCCCGGACGACCGCGCGCAGGGTGCCGGCGAGGGTCGCGGCGGTCAGGTCGGACACGGCGGCACCGACGCGCTCCACCAGGGCGCCCTGGTCCGGCTCGGCCGGCTGGGTCTCGGTGCCGTAGGAGCCGACGATGTCCGCGGCGGCCGTACGGAAGAGTTCGCGGCGGCGGACACCGCGGGCCGCCGTGACGCCCTGGACGGCGCCGCCCGCGCGGCCGACCGCGGCGAGTATCTCCTGCTCGAGACCGGCCCGCCCGCGCGGAGCCAGTCCGCCGCCCTCGCCGTCCCCGAGGAGCGCCACGGCTTCGGGTGCGCGCATCAGCAGGTCGGGGGCGAGGCGTCCGGCGGACAGGACGCGTGCGAGGTTCTCTGCGGCGGCGCCCTCGTCCCTCAACAACCGTAGGTACCAAGGGGTCTTGCCCAACGCGTCGGACACCTTGCGGAAGTTGAGAAGTCCGGCGTCCGGGTCGGCGGACTCGGCGAACCAGCCCAGCATGACCGGGAGAAGAGTGCGCTGGATGGCCGCCTTGCGGCTGACGCCGGAGGCCAGGGCCTCCAGGTGCCGAAGGGCGGAGGCCGGGTCGGCGTACCCGAGCGCGACCAGCCGCTCGCGCGCCGCCCCGGCGCTCAACCTGATCTCCCCGGGGCCGAGTTGGGCCACGGCGTCCAGCAGCGGCCGATAGAAGAGCTTCTCGTGCAGGCGTCGTACGACGGAGGTGTGCCGCTTCCACTCGCGGTTCAGCTCGGTCACCGGGTCGGCCCGCAGACCGAGGGAGCGGCCGAGGCGGCGCAGGTCGGCCTCGTCCTCGGGGACCAGGTGGGTGCGGCGCAGCCGGTAGAGCTGTATGCGGTGCTCCATGGAGCGCAGGAAGCGGTAGGCGTCGTCGAGCTGTGCCGCGTCTGCACGTCCGACGTAGCCGCCGGCGGCGAGGGCCTGCAGGGCGTCGAGGGTGGTGCCGCTGCGCAGCGAACGGTCCTCGCGGCCGTGCACCAACTGCAGGAGCTGTACGGCGAATTCGACGTCCCTGAGCCCACCGGGGCCGAGCTTCAGTTGCCGGTCGAGCTCGGCGACGGGGATGTTCTCCACGACCCGGCGCCGCATCTTCTGCACGTCGGCGACGAAGTTCTCGCGCTCGGCGGCCTTCCAGACCAGGGGTTCGAGGGCCGCGACGTACTCCTCGCCCAGCTCGAGGTCGCCGGCGACCGGGCGGGCCTTGAGGAGGGCCTGGAACTCCCAGGTCTTGGCCCAGCGCTGGTAGTAGGCGAGGTGGCTGGCGAGGGTGCGGACGAGCGGGCCGTTTCTGCCCTCGGGCCGCAGGTTGGCGTCGACGGGCCAGATGGACCCCTCGACGGTGGTCTCGGAGCAGACGCGCATCATGTGGGAGGCGAGCTTGGTGGCGGCGCGCAGGGCCTTGCCCTCGTCGGCCCCGTCGACGGCTTCACCGACAAAGATCACGTCCACGTCGGAGACGTAGTTCAGCTCGTGGCCCCCGCACTTGCCCATCGCGATCACCGCGAGCCGGCACAGCGCGGCGTCGTCGGGTGCGGCCGCCCGCGCTATGGCGAGCGCGGCGCGCAGGGTCGCGGTGGCGAGGTCGGCGAGTTCGGCGGCGGTCTCGGCGAGGTCGGTGGTGCCGCACACGTCACGGGCGGCGATCGACAGCAGACAGCGGCGGTAGGCGACGCGCAGGGCGACAGGGTCGGTGGCCTCGGCGAGCCCGCGTTCGAACTCCTCGACGCCGGGGTGCAGATCGCGCGGCTCGTAGGTGACGAGGGCATGCCAGTCGCCGGGGTGCCGGGCGAGATGCTCGGCGAGCGCGGCGGACGCGCCGAGCACCCCGAGCAGCCGATCGCGCAACGGCTTCGCCGCTATCACGGTGTCGAGCAGCTCCCGGCCGGGCTGCGCCTCCAGGAGCCGTACGAGACCGTGCAGCGCGAGGTCGGGGTCGGCGGTCGCACCGAGCGCCTCCAGCAGTACCGGGTCATTGCGTACGCCGCTCAGCTCCGCGCTGTCGAGCAGCCGCTCGGCGGCCGACGGATCGGTGAAACCGTGCCGCAGAAGCCGCGTGAAGGTACTGCTCCTGCGCCCCGGCGCCGCCGTCATCCCCGGCCTCCCGTCCGATCAAGGTCGTATCGATTGAGCCTAACCGGAGAGTCGGGGATGAGCGCCGGGGAGCGGGTGGGGGGATTTGTGGGTGGGGGTCGCGGCGGGGCGCGGACGGACGATTCCCGGGTGAGGGCCCGGCGGGACGCCGCCCGCCGCCGCAGGCAGCCCGCCCGCCTCACCCACCGCGAACCGCACGGCGCAGATCGCCGCACAGCGCGTCGTCTCCCCCAGCACGGTACGCAAGCAAGTGGAGAATGCCTTCGGCAGACTGGGGGTGTCGAGCCGGACCGCCGCGGTGGCCCGGGTGTTCCCCGAGCCGGAGGCTCTGTGATGACCGAGCAGGAACCCGAGACCCACCTCGACCCCCGCTACAGCGACCCCGACGCGACGGCGCACTCCTGGGCCGACGCCGAGTCGCTGCTGGCCGCCGCCGAACTGTTCTGGATCTCGACGGTACGACCGGACGGGCGCCCGCACGTCACGCCGTTGCCGGGCGTGTGGGCGCACGGGGCCCTGCACTTCTGCACCGGCCCCGAGGAGCGCAAGGCGAAGAACCTGGCGCACAACGCGCACGTGGCGCTGACGACCGGCACCAACATCTGGGACAGGGGCTACGACCTGGTGGTGGAGGGCGAGGCGGTGCGGGTGTCCGACGACACGCGTCTGCGGGAGCTGGCCGCCGCGTGGGAGGCGAAGTACGGCGACTTCTGGCGCTTCGAGGTGAGGGAGGGCTATTTCCATCACGGACCGGGACACGCCGTTGTCTATGCGGTGGCGCCGCGCACGGTTTTCGGCTTCGGTAAGGGACAGCCGTTCAGCCAGACGCGGTGGCGCTTCTGAGAACGGCCCTCTGTACTGACGTCGACAAGGGAGTCACGCCATGGACATGAGCCTCGAAGTCATCCTGCTGCCGGTCACGGACGTGGACCGCGCCAAGGAGTTCTACCGCGACACGGTCGGCTTCCACGTGGACCTGGACGGCGAGGTGATGGAGGGCGTCCGCATCTGCCAGCTGACCCCGCCCGGCTCCGGCTGTTCCATCGCCCTGGTGGACGGCCTCCAGGTGCCGACGGGAGCCCCGAAGCCCGGAACGTACCACGGCATGCAACTGTGTGTGACGGACGCGAAGGCGGCGTACGAGGAACTCACCTCTCGCGGCCTGGACGTCAGCGAACCGGTCCAGTTCGCCCCGCAGGACGGCGCCACCTTCATGTACTTCAAGGACCCGGACGGCAACGGATGGGCGATCCAGGAGTACAAGCGCCGCGAGACGGAGCCCCTGCACCAGGTACTGGCCCAGCAGGCGGCGCGGTAGCAACGCCGAAGGGGGCACGGTCCCCCGCGCCCCCTTCGGCAGGAAACCCCTACAGCACCGGCAGGTTCTTCCGCAGCTCGAAGGCGGTCACCTCGGAGCGGTACTCCTTCCACTCCTGCCGCTTGTTGCGCAGGAAGAAGTCGAAGACGTGCTCGCCCAGGTTCTGGGGCAGGGGCTCGATGCCCATGGCGCGGCGCTCGGAGTTGGAGAGGGCCCAGACGTCGTCCTCGGCGCCCGGCGGGAGCTCGTAGCCCTCCTCGATCGCCCCTGGTCGACGGCCCCGAACGCCTCGTCCCGGACACGACGGGCCAGGGCGCTACGGCGGATGCCCTCGCGGATCAATCTGGACTCCGACACGCCCAGCCGGGCCGGGCGTCCCTGACCAGCCCGAGGTCACCGTCGACACGGACACTGAGGCGCTTCAGAACACGCTTCCAAGGGATGAGACGTGAACCGCCACGGTGTGGAACTCGTACGCCGAGCGGCAATGTATGGCAGGCGTACCATATAGCCCATGAGTCTGAAACGCACGACGGTCTACCTTGAGGACGAAGATCTCCGCAACCTCAAAGCCACCGCCTCCCGCAAAGGAATCAGTGAGGCCGAGCTGATCCGCGAGGGCGTCCGTCTCGCGATCGCACGCAACCGCGCGTGGGACGAACCCGCAGGTCTCCCTGTCCTCGACAGCGGGGACCCCTCCTTCGCGGAGCGGTCCGACGACATACTGCGGGACACCGGTTTCGGCGACTGGAGTCGGGCCTCATAGGTGATCGCCATCGCCGGCACCTCGGGCATCATCGCCTCCGTCGATCGCAGTTGCCCCGAACACAAAGCAGCTCGCCAGGTCATGGACACAGCGGGCCTGCTCGTCATCCCGCAGCTCGTACTCGCCGAACTCGACCACCTGCTCAGCGGCCGGTTCAACAAGGACGCCGCCGGGCAGGTCATGGACCAGCTCATTGCGCAAGCGCGGACCGGGCGCTACCTCCTCGGCGACGCCAGTGCGGATGTCCTCGCGGACGCCCGGCTCGTCCAAGGCCGGTACCGGGACCTCGCGCTGGATCTGACCGACTCGGTCATCACCGTCTTGGCACGGGAGTACGCCACTGACGCTGTCCTCACTCTGGACCGGAAGGACTTTCGAGCCATCCATCCGCTCACCGCACACCCGGCGTTCCGGCTCCTGCCCGACGACCTGTAGGCGCGCGACAGCGTCACCGGGGGCGAGATCGAGTTCCGCCCAGATCGTTTTGCAGGGGGCGGGTCCGTCGTCTACGCCCCACAGTCGGCGTACGCCGCTACGAGGACCCCGACTCTGCGTCCAGGGCATCGCGTCGGGGGGCGTACGGGCGGTGTTCGCCCCGGGTGTCGGTCACGGCGATCCGGAGAGTGCCCGTGACGGAGAGTGTGAGCGTCAGGCGGAAGTCCCGGCCAGAGTCGCGGCGTCCGACACCGGACGGCCCAGGGACTGCCCAGGACCAGTGACGCAGTGAGGCCGACGGTCCGTGACCGTCGGCCTCACTCGGTCGATCAGCGGAAAACCCGCCCTGACCTGCGTTTACAGCACCGGCAGGTTCTTCCGCAGCTCGAACGCCGTCACCTCGGAGCGGTACTCCTCCCACTCCTGCCGCTTGTTGCGCAGGAAGAAGTCGAAGACGTGCTCGCCCAGGGTCTCGGCCACCAGGTCGCTGCGCTCCATCAGGGTGAGGGCCTCGCCCAGGTTCTGGGGCAGGGGCTCGATGCCCATGGCGCGGCGCTCGGAGTTGGAGAGGGCCCAGACGTCGTCCTCGGCGCCCGGCGGGAGCTCGTAGCCCTCCTCGACGCCCTTGAGGCCGGCGGCCAGGAGCAGGGCGTACGCCAGATACGGGTTGGCGCCGGAGTCGATGGAACGGACCTCGATACGGGCCGAGCCGGTCTTGCCGGGCTTGTACATCGGGACGCGGACCAGGGCGGAGCGGTTGTTGTGGCCCCAGCAGATGTAGGAGGGGGCCTCGCCGCCGGCGCCGGCGGTGCGCTCCGAGCCGCCCCAGATGCGCTTGTACGAGTTCACCCACTGGTTGGTGACCGCCGCGATCTCCGCCGCGTGCTTGAGCAGGCCCGCGATGAAGGAGCGGCCGACCTTGGAGAGCTGGTACTCCGCGCCCGACTCGTAGAACGCGTTGCGGTCGCCCTCGAAGAGGGAGAGGTGCGTGTGCATGCCGCTGCCGGGGTGCTCGGAGAACGGCTTCGGCATGAAGGTCGCCTGGACGCCCTGCTCCAGCGCCACCTGCTTCATGACCAGGCGGAACGTCATGATGTTGTCCGCCGTGGAGAGCGCGTCGGCGTACCGGAGGTCGATCTCCTGCTGGCCCGGGGCGCCCTCGTGGTGCGAGAACTCGACCGAGATGCCCATCGACTCCAGCATGGTGATCGCCTGGCGGCGGAAGTCCATGCCGATGTTCTGGGGGGTGTGGTCGAAGTAGCCGGAGTTGTCGGCCGGGGTCGGGCGCGAGCCGTCCAGCGGGCGGTCCTTCAGCAGGAAGAACTCGATCTCCGGGTGGGTGTAGAACGTGAAGCCCAGGTCGGAGGTACGGGCCAGGGCGCGCTTCAGCACATACCTGGGGTCCGCGAAGGACGGGGAGCCGTCCGGCATGAGGATGTCGCAGAACATCCGGGCCGTACCGGGGGCCTCGGCCCGCCACGGAAGGACCTGGAAGGTCGACGGGTCCGGCTTGGCGATCATGTCGGACTCGTATACACGGGCGAAGCCCTCGATCGCGGAGCCGTCGAAACCGATTCCCTCGTCGAAGGCCTGCTCCAGCTCCGCCGGGGCCACGGCCACGGACTTGAGGAAGCCCAGCACGTCCGTGAACCACAGACGTACGAACCGGATGTCGCGTTCCTCCAATGTCCGGAGCACGAACTCCTGCTGCTTGTCCATCTTCCGCTTCCCCATCCTTGCTGGTCAGGCCGCCTGTCTCCGTGTCCCGCAGGAGGCGGTCGGGCACCTGAGCATCACACCACAACAGCATTTCGTGCGCGTTGCCGACCTTGATCGTCCCGGCGACCCGGGAGTGAACGCCTCGCATGCGGCGGATGTACTGCTCTGCCGCCCATCTTGCCTGCTCGGACCGTCATACGTAATGCCCGGCCCTTCCCGTCTCACCGCGCGCCCGGGGTTTCCTGTGGGCTCCCTGCGAGAAGTCACCCCCGCCCCACTACGATCAGCAGACCGATCGTCACCATCCGACCCGCCCCTTTCCCCCAGAAGGACACACCTCATGGGTTCCGCCAAGAAGAGCACCGCCTCGGCACGCAAGGCGCGCATAGAGGAGATGCGGCGCGCCGAACAGGCCAGAGAGCGCCGCAACAGGATCCTCACGATCGCCGCGAGCGTGGTCGTCGTCGCCGGTCTGGTCGTCGGCGGCATCGTGCTGGTGCAGTCGCAGTCCGACGACAGCACGGCGGCCGACGGCAAGGGGAAGGGTCACTTCGTCACGGGCTCGGACGGTGTGAAGACCTGGAAGGGCACGCTGGGCCGCAACCATGTCGCCAAGACGGTGGACTACCCGATGGAGCCCCCGGTCGGCGGTGACCACAACCAGGTCTGGATGAACTGCAACGGCGACGTCTACACCAAGGCGCTCAACAACATGAACGCCGTGCACTCGCTGGAGCACGGCGCGGTCTGGGTGACGTACACCGACAAGGCCAAGAAGTCCGATGTCGAGGCGCTCGCGGCGAAGGTGAAGAAGACGCCGTACACGCTGATGAGCCCCGACGACAAGCAGAAGGACCCGATCATGCTGTCGGCGTGGGGCCACCAGCGGACGGTGACGGGGGCGAACGACCCGAACGTCGGCAAGTTCTTCGAGAAGTTCGTGCAGGGCGCGCAGACGCCCGAGCCGGGCGCGGCGTGCACGAGCGGTCTGTCGCAGTGAGGTTCGCGGGGGTGGCCGTGGCCGTGGCGGGCGTGCTCGTCGCGGCCGGCGCGATCACCTACGCCGTGGCCGAGGACGGCGGCTCGGCCGAGACCCCGTCCGCCGGGTCCGCGGACGCCGGTTTCGCGCGTGACATGGCCGTACACCACCAGCAGGCCGTCGAGATGTCGTACATCGTGCGCGACCACACCAAGGACGTCGAGGTGCGGCGGCTCGCCTACGACATCGCGCAGACGCAGGCCAACCAGCGCGGGATGCTGCTGGGCTGGCTGGACCTGTGGGAGCTGCCGAAGGTGTCGGCGGATCCGCCGATGACGTGGATGGACATGGGTGACATGCCGTCGGCGGGCGAGGGTTCGCTGATGCCGGGCATGGCGACCGACAGCGAGATGAAGAAGCTGGGCACGCTGAACGGCAAGCAGGCCGAGATCTTCTATCTGCAGTTGATGACGGACCATCACAAGGGCGGCATCCACATGGCGAAGGGCTGTGTCGAGCGGTGCACGGTCGGTGTGGAGAAGCGGCTCGCGCAGGGGATGGTCGACGCGCAGCAGTCGGAGATCGACCTGATGGCGGGCATGTTGAAGGAGCGGGGCGCGAAAGCGCGTTCCTAGAGGGTCGCAGAGGGTTATCCCTCGGTCTTCGCAGCGTCTTGGTCCCCAAATGGCTTTGTCATTAGGTTAATTGGGCTCTTCTTGGTACTCGCATTCCCCTGGCATGAACGGTTCATCGAAAGAGTGACGACGGTCGAGTGATCACTCGCGACGAACCGCACAGGGGGTTCCATGAGATCCAATCGCGCCAAGGTGCGCGCCGGAGTGAGCATGGCGGCGACACTGCCGATGCTCGCGGGCGCGCTGGCGCTCGGTATACCCGCGGCGCACGCCGCGGACACCCCGAACCGGGACACGCTGGCCGGGACCAAGCCCGCGTGGGCCACGGCCAAGGCCGACAAGGGCGCCACCTCGGACAGTTCCAAGGTCTCCGCCCGGGTCTACCTGGCCGGCAAGAACGCCACCGGGCTCGCCGCCTACGCGAAGGCCGTGGCCGACCCGAGCTCGGCGTCGTACGGCAAG
This portion of the Streptomyces canus genome encodes:
- a CDS encoding DUF3105 domain-containing protein, producing the protein MGSAKKSTASARKARIEEMRRAEQARERRNRILTIAASVVVVAGLVVGGIVLVQSQSDDSTAADGKGKGHFVTGSDGVKTWKGTLGRNHVAKTVDYPMEPPVGGDHNQVWMNCNGDVYTKALNNMNAVHSLEHGAVWVTYTDKAKKSDVEALAAKVKKTPYTLMSPDDKQKDPIMLSAWGHQRTVTGANDPNVGKFFEKFVQGAQTPEPGAACTSGLSQ
- a CDS encoding DUF305 domain-containing protein, translating into MAVAVAGVLVAAGAITYAVAEDGGSAETPSAGSADAGFARDMAVHHQQAVEMSYIVRDHTKDVEVRRLAYDIAQTQANQRGMLLGWLDLWELPKVSADPPMTWMDMGDMPSAGEGSLMPGMATDSEMKKLGTLNGKQAEIFYLQLMTDHHKGGIHMAKGCVERCTVGVEKRLAQGMVDAQQSEIDLMAGMLKERGAKARS